From bacterium, one genomic window encodes:
- a CDS encoding helix-turn-helix transcriptional regulator, with amino-acid sequence MKNQSKRKPRIRNRIHNCRKAINLSQKEAAFLMGMDHSQISKWERGEKEPGIYNAIGLAVVTRRTVEDVFLDYRQEWQEKIGERMKLLGPKRQNTNVLR; translated from the coding sequence ATGAAAAATCAGTCAAAAAGAAAACCGAGAATAAGAAACAGGATTCACAATTGCCGGAAGGCGATAAATCTCAGCCAGAAAGAAGCGGCTTTTCTCATGGGAATGGATCATTCCCAGATTTCCAAATGGGAAAGGGGCGAAAAAGAACCCGGCATTTATAACGCCATCGGGCTGGCCGTCGTCACCCGGAGAACGGTCGAGGACGTTTTTCTCGATTACCGGCAGGAATGGCAGGAAAAAATCGGGGAAAGAATGAAGCTGCTTGGCCCAAAACGCCAAAACACGAATGTTTTGCGATAA